The Drosophila bipectinata strain 14024-0381.07 chromosome 2L, DbipHiC1v2, whole genome shotgun sequence genome has a segment encoding these proteins:
- the Pvf3 gene encoding putative uncharacterized protein DDB_G0289963 isoform X3 → MPSLSAKMLWLLLMVMPLGGANTSDQRVSTVAPPHRISHQQQRLHQLEAAQQHQQKRHHHLRHEQHLRAELEGNGNHQPPPPMGGSEGDLTAFEKTFESQLPMQQHHLRHHNHHHKSWEQRVFPALRHQPHRMSFLGTSTPRTVFTTDSPTTSHRGLIMNHTRYFDRDGMNPPWAEYHTTRGPNWRQELDTSSSDEESDEEDDDEDEDEYDYNDESSSNAVDEELARQMPRYSLFTEKLRRTIENKETEYDQSDELEVAENRNRNRNSNRHPSVANPHDKPSEKRHILDWLFKQDREKDVTKKPHTTAAPKTTTTTTTSTTTQRPEKQELTLLDANLQDKNDLNEDDFNEDSDSESEEAFSNEQWNKIQHDHHLQQQKHQKELQALREKNRNTPLIRNAFPPSHYNTESEVSSDSDIFGINVMIGWN, encoded by the coding sequence ATGCCTTCGTTGAGCGCCAAAATGTTATGGCTATTGCTGATGGTGATGCCCCTCGGTGGGGCTAATACCAGTGATCAAAGGGTATCGACGGTGGCGCCTCCCCACCGGATTTCGCATCAGCAACAGCGGTTGCACCAACTGGAGGCAgcccagcagcaccagcagaaGCGGCATCATCATTTGCGGCACGAGCAGCATTTGAGGGCCGAGTTGGAGGGGAACGGGAATCATCAGCCGCCACCGCCCATGGGCGGGTCCGAGGGGGATCTCACCGCCTTCGAGAAAACCTTCGAGTCGCAGCTTCCCATGCAACAGCATCACTTGCGTCACCATAATCACCACCACAAGAGCTGGGAGCAGAGGGTTTTCCCGGCCCTGCGCCACCAGCCACATCGCATGTCCTTCCTTGGAACCTCCACGCCCAGGACAGTTTTCACCACAGACTCACCGACTACTTCGCACCGGGGACTGATAATGAATCACACCCGCTACTTCGATCGCGATGGCATGAATCCCCCGTGGGCTGAATACCACACCACCAGAGGTCCCAACTGGCGGCAGGAATTGGACACAAGTAGCTCCGACGAGGAGTCTGATGAGGAGGACGATGATGAGGACGAGGATGAGTACGACTATAATGATGAATCCAGCTCGAATGCCGTGGATGAAGAGCTGGCCCGGCAAATGCCCAGATACTCGCTTTTTACTGAAAAGCTTCGGCGCACCATAGAGAACAAAGAGACCGAGTACGATCAGTCGGATGAACTGGAAGTAGCGGAAAATCGGAATAGAAATCGGAACAGTAACAGACATCCAAGTGTGGCGAATCCCCACGATAAGCCCTCCGAAAAGAGGCACATTCTCGATTGGCTGTTCAAGCAGGACAGGGAGAAGGACGTGACCAAGAAGCCACATACCACAGCAGCACCCAAAACCACAACAACGACCACCACTTCGACAACAACCCAGCGACCAGAGAAACAAGAATTAACCCTATTAGATGCCAATCTGCAAGATAAGAATGACTTGAATGAGGATGATTTCAATGAGGATTCTGATTCGGAGTCCGAGGAGGCCTTCTCCAACGAGCAGTGGAACAAAATCCAGCACGATCATCATTTGCAGCAACAGAAACACCAGAAAGAGCTCCAGGCGTTGCGTGAGAAGAACAGGAACACCCCCCTAATCAGAAACGCGTTCCCCCCTTCGCATTATAACACTGAATCTGAG